Part of the Perognathus longimembris pacificus isolate PPM17 chromosome 1, ASM2315922v1, whole genome shotgun sequence genome, TCCCGAAGGGCGCTGAATGCAGCTGGGCGTTGGGCCTGGTGGATCCCACGCCATGGCGGCGGAGGGGTCAGCTGTGGCCGAAGGTGGAGTTGTCAGCAGCTGCCCGGACGCGGCCCCAAGCCGGCGGCGAGCCTCGTCGCTGTCTCGTGACGCCGAGCGCCGAGCCTATCGGTGGTGTCGGGAGTACCTAGGAGGGGCCTGGCGCCGAGTGCAGCCCGAGGAGCTGAGGGTTTGCCCCGTGAGGTGGGAGGCCCGGGGTCGagggggggccccgggggccctgCGGACGCTTCTGCCGCGACGGCCTCCGAGTCTtccagaggctgggctggggggcggggcccggcggcaGGCAGGGGCGGGGTCCGCGGGACAGGGTCCGGCTCGGGTCCAGCGGTGGGGGGCGGCTGCCGACTGAATGCGCTGTGTGCGGATCTGCAGCGGAGGACTCAGCAACCTGCTCTTCCGATGTTCGCTGCCAGACCACCTACCTAGCGTTGGCGAAGAGCCGCGGGAGGTGTTGCTACGGCTGTACGGGGCCATCCTGCAGGTGAGGGAAAGCTGCTCTCCTTTAAGGGTGCAGTTTGAAAACTCCGAGGCTCAGGGGCTTAAGTGACACACCTCCTCATATAGAGCCTCCGGGCACTAAGACCTGAAGTTCCAGCTGCGAGGGAGAAAGCAAGCCTTCTTATATTTATGTGCCAGGGCCACTTACCTCCCGTCCCTAACTGTGCCATTTTCCTTTAGGGTGTGGATTCCTTGGTCCTAGAAAGTGTGATGTTTGCCATCCTTGCAGAGAGGTCGCTGGGACCCCAGCTCTATGGAGTCTTTCCAGAGGGCCGCCTGGAACAGTATCTCCCAGTACGAGCTCAGTCCTCTCCCCACATTACCTTCTTCCCTTATTCCCTGTTCTTCTCCCTAATGTCTACCTTCACATCCCAGCTAGGGCAATTCTCCCAAGATCTTGGTCTCCCCCAggttccctcccatcccttcccccctcctgccccagccccttCACCATCCTGATAGGTTCCTGGGTACAGAGCCGGCCATTGAAAACTCATGAACTTCGAGAGCCATTGTTGTCAGCAGCCATTGCCATGAAGATGGCTCAATTCCATGGTATGGAGATGCCTTTCACCAAGGAACCTCACTGGTTGTTTGGGACTATGGAACGGTGAGTCAGGTTTGTAACCCAAACACCTGAACTCCCATAGGTGTGTCCAGCCCTCCAGTTGAGTGGATCAAGTGTCCCATCATCTTCCTTGGGCTGTCAAGTTTCTTGGCCTCTGAGTAAAAGGATAGGTAACAGAATGACTTACCCAATATTTTGGACCTCAGGTACTTAAAGCAGATCCAAGACCTACCTTCCACTGACCTCTCCCAGATGAATCTACTGGAAATGTACAGCCTGAAGGATGAGATGGGCAACCTCAGGTGAAGGCAGGCAGGATGGGGGAGCATCATACCAGGCACATACAATGTCCTCCCCAGGATTTGTTGGTGGCAGGAGTCAGGGCCTCACCTGTGAGAGTAACTTTAATTACTCTAGACCCATGTCCGTCTACCTCTGCAGGAAGTTGCTAGATTCTACCCCATCACCAGTGGTCTTCTGTCACAATGACATCCAGGAAGGTAAGACAAGGCTTTTGAGACTTCCAATTCAAGCTGGAGAGGCCAGAGGACCCCAACGTGACCAGAACCCCACTCTTTCCCCAGGGAACATCTTATCGCTCTCAGACACAAAAAATGTTGATAGCCTCATGCTGGTTGATTTTGAGTACAGCAGTTATAACTACAGGTAAGGCTGGGAGGGCAGTCTCTTATAGATGTGTATCCCACAAGACGCTGGGAAAACAAGCTAGACCTTTATCTCTTCATTCCAATTGCCCAGGGGTATCTGGGGATTAAATTTCTACCTTGTTTCCCCAGGGGCTTTGACATTGGGAACCATTTTTGTGAGTGGGTTTATGATTATACTCATGAGGAATGGCCTTTCTACAAAGCACAGCTCACAGACTACCCAACTCAAGAACAGCAGGTATGTGGATCAAAGGCTGGGAAACAGCTCTAGTATCCCAGAAAGGGTATTAACTGGGAGGGAAGTACTCCCAGTGGTTTCCCTCGTTCCTGATTCCTGTCCATTGTTCTCAGCTCCATTTTATTCGCCATTACCTGTCTGAGGTAATGAAAGGTGAGACTCTCTCTCCAGAGGAGCAGAAAAAACTAGAAGAAGATATGCTGATAGAGGTCAACCGGTGAGGAAAGAGAGGCAGGTTGGGAGTCTGGGAGAGGCAGAGGAACAGGGGATTGCAAAGGGCTAGTACAGAATGGGCTTATGATTATGAGACCTGAGATAGCCAGCCAGCCTTAGCTGGTGGGAAGAGACAGTTTGAAAGTGGGAAGTTAGGACTGGATAGGTATTAGGAAAATGAGGGCGAAATTAGAGCCTCTAGGACTGgctggcctgggggaggggatCCAGGCAGAGCCTTGAGTGCTCTTGAACCACAGGTACTTTTCCTGCCCCTCCCTTGCCCCAGGTATGCTTTGGCTTCTCATTTCTTCTGGGGTCTGTGGTCCATCCTCCAGGCATCTATGTCCACCATAGAATTTGGTTACTTGGTAAGTATCAAGGGAGTGGGCATGTTAATTGAGAGCTGGGGAGCAACAATAGGTATATCTCATCCAGGAAACTGGGTGGTCCAAGGTGGCTATAAACAAACCGAAGCAGATGTGCAGCATGCTGGTTCCAAGCCTTCTCACCACTTTGTGGGTGGGTTTCCTTCCCTAGGAGTATGCCCAGTCTCGGttccagttctacttccagcagAAAGAGCAGCTGACCAGCTTCCACCCATCATCCTGACACTCCAACTGTCATTCCTCAACTTTCTCCTTGGACCCTCCAGGGCAGGACCTTGGAGGGAGAGACAAAAGGACAGGAGCCCCTGGGGACTGGACTGTGCCCTCAAATGAGCCTGGTTGAGAAGGTTGACCTCTTCCCCAGTTTGTGTAGGTGCCCAAAGTGGGCAAGTGGGAGCCTTTGGATTGTGTACCTTAATAAATGAGCGGTTCCTTCACAGCTGTCTTGTATGTGCTCAGAAGCAGAAATACCAAACAGGAATACACAGATAAATGCATTAGCCACTCTTCTGTTCTGGGCTTAAAAATGGGTGTGGGTCCATTCTACCCACTGAGGTCCTCTGTTCCTCCAGTTTTCCCTAGCTCAAGCTTAGAAATCACAAGAACTAGGAAGCCTTGGAGGGAGATATAGAGACTGACACAGAGCCCTGGGATGCAGCTGCCATCCCAGAGCTCCAGGATCAAGGAACAGGCAGCATGGCTGACTCCACAGTGACCTTTTCCCTACATTTGGCTATTTTTAGCCAAATAATGCCACCATCCTCACGTGAGACCCTttgccccaccaccaccccagctcAGTCCTTTGAGCAACCTTCAGCTTGCTTGAAGAAGCCCTGCCCACCTTCCCTAATTCCCACTGCAGAAGGGAAGCGATTCTGGTATAGGGCCCCTCTcccggccgcccctccccctcagTCCTCCGTCTGTTTTCTCCACCCCAATTTAGGAGTGGGTGTCAGGTTCTCAACAAGGGTGGGGCCGGGGTGGCCAGGCCTGAAGGACGTGGGGACACAGGCCAGAGTATCCAGCTCCATACTCTGACAGAAGCAAGCTGAGCCCGAGCTGTGAGTGGAGACGAGTTCGGTGGGGCCCTGCAATACCCAGAGCCCCTCATTACATCCCAGCCCAACACCGGAGGGAAGACGACTCTAGCGTGGAGCTGAGCCTGGGAGCACCGAACCTCCTCTTCGTCCAGGAAGACTGCTTCCTGGGGCGCCTGTCCCCCACCTCGAGGCTGCCCTTCGCTGCCCTGTGACCCCTGGAGCTTTGAAGGTTCCCTACCCCTTTTCCAGTCCCTGCACCATTGTGGCTAGATGTGTCCGGAACGCTGCCGCGAGGGTTCTGCAGCGGCGGTTGGCCAGGCTTGTAGCGACCGGGCAGAAGGGCAAAGGCGCGCAGCAGCAGCGTTGGGGCTCTCGGGCTTGGGCCCGGGAGCGGCCGCTAGGGAAGCTGGGgccagggaagggggggggtgggcctgggggcggggcctcggcgctGGGGGCAGCCCTGGGTCTGGGCTGAGCGCGCCACACACTCTTCTGCCCACCCCCCCTTCCCAGCTTCCAGGTGCGGACCAACCCCCAGGATGGCGGAAGCACACCAGGCTGTGGCCTTTCAGTTCACTGTGACCCCAGAGGGGGTCGACTTCCGGCTCAGTCGGGAAGCCCTGAAACACATCTACCTGTCTGGAATCAACTCCTGGAAGAAACGCTTGATTCGCATCAAGGTGGGGGTATAGGTGATTCTCCCGGGTTCTTCAGCAGGTGCACAGAGGGGCTGGATGTCTGCTGTTGCCCCATTGTCAGTGTCTGTCACCACTTTGGCCAACAGTGCTGCTGGGAACAGACTTCATCAGTGCAGAAGTCTGAGGAGTGATCAAGGTTTGATGGGACACTAGGGGTGCTGGAGGTGTGAGTGTGTGGAAGGAATGAGAAAAGCAGAGCAGGCagatgagacaaaaaaaaaaaaagactagaaaccCCTTCCTAGGACCTCAAAGGAGCCTGATTATCTTAACCTTCTGCTCAACAAGGATGACTGTTTCTGCTCCACAGAATGGCATCCTTAGAGGTGTGTACCCTGGAAGCCCCACCAGCTGGCTGGTCATCGTCATGGCAACAGTGGGTTCCTCCTACTGCAAAGTGGACATCTCCATGGGTCTGGTCTGTTGTATCCAGAGATGCCTCCCTGAGAGGTAAAAAGTCAAGGAGCATAAGTGTCAGGAAAGAGGACTAGGGTAGTTCCTGAGCTAGTCAGATTCAGGACAGCAGTCCATAatggccccgggggtggggggcaacctTCCCCCAGGACCACCATATCAGCTGGTATTTGATACACTTAGATCTTATGCCCAGAGAGGTTCTTGCCCTTTATGTCTCTAACAAGACAGTTCATCACTAACAATTCAGAATTCTCCTAATATTGCCTCGAGTGGATTCCTAGCATCCCTCTCCCCTTGTCTCATAGGTGTAGCCCCTATGAAACCCCACAGTCTCGGGCACTTCTCAGCATGGCCATCTTCTCCACGGGGGTCTGGGTAACAGGCATCTTCTTATTCCGACAAACTCTGAAGCTGCTGCTTTCCTACCATGGGTGGATGTTTGAGATGCATGGCAAGACCAGTCATGCCACCAAGATCTGGGCTGTGAGCAGAAACATTGGAGGGTGCAGCCGTATGGTTTGAGACCCCAGGAATTTCATTTGGGGTTCTGAACAGGAGGGGAGAGAtagactgggcactggtgcctcatgcatGGGTTTATCCTAAGGGGGATGGGATGTTCTGAAGGTATCAGTCATTTGCTGATTTGTGCTTCCTGCCTCCCACCCCAATGCTCTGCCCTGTACCTCTAGATCTGTGTCCGCCTTTTGTCCAGCCGGCGGCCCATGCTCTACAGCTTCCAGACATCTCTGCCAAAACTTCCTGTGCCCAGTGTGCCAGCCACAGTTCAGCGGGTAAGGGCCTGGGTACTAGTGAGCATGGAAGCCTGGATTCAGAGGCTAGTTCAAACATAAAAGACTGTTTCCTGTAAATAGTTGGCTTGAGAGTACTGGGGCCTGGGTAAGGAGACAGAGGTGGGAAGAGGGTTAAGACAGCCATTGATGTCTGATTTTATGGTAATGATAATTTGGCTGGACAGTACCTGGAATCTGTGCGGCCCTTGTTGGATGATGAGGAATATTACCGTAAGGAGACACTGGCCAAAGAATTCCAGGACAAGATTGCCCCCAGGCTGCAGAAATACTTGGTATTCAAGTCATGGTGGGCAACTAACTATGTAAGTTTGCCCTCTTGAGCTTGTCCTTACCCACATGTCCtgactgccccctccccagctctaaCCTCCTGCCCACCCACAGGTAAGTGACTGGTGGGAAGAGTACATCTACCTCCGAGGCAGGAGCCCTCTCATGGTGAACAGCAACTATTATGTCATGGTAAGAACCACAGCCAGATTATACAGGCTTCCTGTGTGTGCTTAGCTCTTTCCCTAGCTCTGGGGCAAGCTCTGGGACAGCCCATAGACCTTGTAGATGCTTCCATCGGTAGAAAGGGGTTATAGAAGTGAGGCTTGAAggaaaatgagaggagaggagatccTGGAAGAATAGTCCAGAGCAGCATAGAGACAGTGGGGATCCTGAGGACCAGGGAATATTCTGAGAATGGCTGAATCTCTCTCAGCCTTGCTGTGTCAGACTCTGCCATTTCCTGCCTTCATTCCTGCCTTGGCTTCCCAGTCACAGGTTCCCAGCTGTTTTGACACAATTTCCAGGGAACTTATGCAAACCTGTCTTGCTTTTGTCCCTTTGTGGGGCCAGACCTCAAGATGAGCACCATACTTCTTATCTTGGCACTCAGAAAGTCACTGTGTGCCTGCCCCATGTGATTGGCCTTTCTCCTGACTGCCCTCAGCATAAACCTGTGTACCACCTGCTGGTCTCTCTGCTGTCCTGTGCCCAGTCTTTCCTCTACCACTGTCGAAAACATACTACTAGCCTGCGAGGATTCCCCTCCTCCATAAATGCTCCTTCCAGAAGCATGTACACGGCTTTCCAAAGGTTtcaagctgttttgttttgttttgccagtcctgggccttgggttcagggcctgagcactcactgtccctggcgtctcttttctcaaggcctagcactctgccacttgagccacagcgccacttctggctggttttttgtttttgtttttctatacatgtggtgctggggaattgaacccatgtcttcatgtatatgagtcaagcactcttgccactaggccatattcccagcccct contains:
- the Chkb gene encoding choline/ethanolamine kinase isoform X2, with the translated sequence MQLGVGPGGSHAMAAEGSAVAEGGVVSSCPDAAPSRRRASSLSRDAERRAYRWCREYLGGAWRRVQPEELRVCPVSGGLSNLLFRCSLPDHLPSVGEEPREVLLRLYGAILQGVDSLVLESVMFAILAERSLGPQLYGVFPEGRLEQYLPSRPLKTHELREPLLSAAIAMKMAQFHGMEMPFTKEPHWLFGTMERYLKQIQDLPSTDLSQMNLLEMYSLKDEMGNLRKLLDSTPSPVVFCHNDIQEGNILSLSDTKNVDSLMLVDFEYSSYNYRGFDIGNHFCEWVYDYTHEEWPFYKAQLTDYPTQEQQLHFIRHYLSEVMKGMLWLLISSGVCGPSSRHLCPP
- the Chkb gene encoding choline/ethanolamine kinase isoform X1, whose protein sequence is MQLGVGPGGSHAMAAEGSAVAEGGVVSSCPDAAPSRRRASSLSRDAERRAYRWCREYLGGAWRRVQPEELRVCPVSGGLSNLLFRCSLPDHLPSVGEEPREVLLRLYGAILQGVDSLVLESVMFAILAERSLGPQLYGVFPEGRLEQYLPSRPLKTHELREPLLSAAIAMKMAQFHGMEMPFTKEPHWLFGTMERYLKQIQDLPSTDLSQMNLLEMYSLKDEMGNLRKLLDSTPSPVVFCHNDIQEGNILSLSDTKNVDSLMLVDFEYSSYNYRGFDIGNHFCEWVYDYTHEEWPFYKAQLTDYPTQEQQLHFIRHYLSEVMKGETLSPEEQKKLEEDMLIEVNRYALASHFFWGLWSILQASMSTIEFGYLEYAQSRFQFYFQQKEQLTSFHPSS